A single genomic interval of Planctomycetaceae bacterium harbors:
- the surE gene encoding 5'/3'-nucleotidase SurE produces the protein MKILVCNDDGILAPGLAALRSCVADVGDVTVVAPDTPQSAAGHAITLTHPLTAQHVKVGEGAWGFGGISVDGRPADCVRLAVRNLMETPPDLVLSGINAGANVGVNVFYSGTVAAAVEAVMCGIPAVAFSAKMTGGTADFARCSRLCRWVLDRLLAGPMSRDVVINVNIPLLKEGWPIGVRVCVQSTAGLDDRYELDVNIPGRAYRLSDTYGFFPTEHETDVTALDEGFITITPLHVDLTSRTNMAKLEEIPWGAPPA, from the coding sequence GGCCGATGTCGGCGACGTGACGGTCGTCGCGCCGGACACGCCGCAGTCGGCGGCGGGGCATGCCATCACGCTGACGCACCCGCTGACGGCCCAGCACGTCAAGGTCGGCGAGGGGGCGTGGGGGTTCGGGGGCATCAGCGTTGACGGGCGACCGGCTGACTGCGTGCGGCTGGCCGTGCGCAACCTCATGGAGACTCCGCCGGACCTGGTGCTCTCGGGCATCAACGCCGGGGCCAACGTCGGCGTCAACGTGTTCTACAGCGGCACGGTCGCCGCGGCCGTCGAGGCGGTCATGTGCGGCATCCCGGCGGTGGCGTTTTCGGCCAAGATGACCGGCGGGACGGCCGACTTCGCCCGCTGCAGCCGCCTGTGCCGCTGGGTGCTCGACCGCCTGCTGGCCGGGCCGATGTCACGCGACGTGGTCATCAACGTAAATATCCCGCTGCTCAAGGAAGGCTGGCCCATCGGCGTGCGGGTCTGCGTCCAATCCACCGCCGGCCTCGACGATCGCTACGAGCTCGACGTGAACATCCCCGGCCGCGCGTACCGCCTCAGCGACACGTACGGGTTCTTCCCCACCGAGCACGAGACCGACGTGACAGCCCTGGACGAAGGCTTCATCACCATCACCCCGCTGCACGTGGACCTGACCAGCCGCACGAACATGGCCAAACTCGAAGAAATCCCCTGGGGCGCCCCGCCGGCGTAA
- a CDS encoding Tex family protein → MDVPVADLAAFVPQIVNELKLSARQVIATAELLEQGGTVPFIARYRKEATGGMDEVAVIAVRDRLEQLRELTARRAAILKSLTEQGKLTDALKAQVAGAATLSALEDIYLPYRPKRRTRGTIAKEKGLEPLAQSIFEQTAADPAAAAAAFVSAEKGVEDIEAALAGARDIIAEWINEDAGARAEIRHLFASKGILKSRVITSKEADAIKYKDYFDWSEPIAKAPSHRVLAVRRGEKEGFLILEIQPDAEEAVALLERRFVKGSGPAAAQVKAAVHDSYKRLMSPSIETDVRLESKKRADEEAIRVFADNVRQLMLAAPLGQKRVLAVDPGLRTGCKIVVLDAQGKMLHHDVIFPLEPANRKDDAAAMIKFLCQRYAIEAIAVGNGTGGREAEAFCRDLGLGAGVAVVSVSESGASVYSASEVAREEFADYDLTVRGAVSIGRRLMDPLAELVKIDPKSIGVGQYQHDVDQGALKHSLDDVVSSCVNAVGVEVNTASKELLSYVAGLSARLAANVVAYRNENGALMSRAELLKVSGMGPKTFEQAAGFLRIRSSANPLDASAVHPERYPLVEAMARDAGCTVADLMAKPELREKIDLKRYVSDTVGMPTLTDIMAELAKPGRDPREKFEAFSFADGVRSVGDLQPGMKLPGIVTNVAAFGAFVDIGVHQDGLVHISELSDRFVKDPSEVVKVQQRVMVTVMAVDTQRNRISLSLKTNPGQKTAPPPREAGNSKPRETDKRSGKGGKDGREPQGGGWFSDLLKQ, encoded by the coding sequence ATGGACGTTCCCGTAGCTGACCTGGCGGCGTTTGTGCCGCAGATTGTCAACGAACTCAAGCTCTCGGCGCGGCAGGTGATCGCGACGGCCGAGCTGCTCGAACAAGGCGGCACGGTGCCGTTCATCGCCCGCTATCGCAAGGAGGCCACCGGCGGGATGGACGAAGTGGCCGTCATCGCCGTGCGCGATCGCCTGGAGCAGCTGCGCGAGTTGACGGCCCGCCGCGCGGCGATCCTCAAATCCCTCACCGAGCAGGGCAAGCTCACCGACGCTCTCAAGGCCCAGGTGGCCGGCGCGGCGACGCTGTCGGCGCTGGAAGACATCTACCTGCCGTATCGCCCCAAGCGCCGCACGCGCGGAACCATCGCCAAAGAGAAAGGCCTCGAGCCGCTGGCGCAGAGCATCTTCGAGCAGACGGCGGCAGACCCGGCCGCGGCGGCCGCAGCGTTCGTCAGCGCCGAAAAGGGCGTCGAGGACATCGAGGCCGCCCTGGCCGGGGCGCGCGACATCATCGCCGAATGGATCAATGAAGACGCCGGCGCCCGTGCGGAGATCCGTCACCTCTTCGCCAGCAAAGGCATCCTCAAGTCGCGCGTCATCACCTCCAAAGAAGCCGACGCGATCAAGTACAAGGACTACTTCGACTGGTCCGAACCGATCGCCAAGGCCCCCTCGCACCGCGTGCTGGCCGTGCGCCGCGGCGAGAAGGAAGGCTTCCTGATCCTGGAAATTCAGCCCGACGCCGAGGAAGCGGTCGCGCTGCTCGAGCGGCGGTTCGTCAAGGGCAGCGGCCCCGCTGCGGCGCAGGTGAAGGCAGCGGTGCATGACAGCTACAAGCGGCTCATGTCGCCCTCGATCGAGACCGACGTGCGCCTCGAGAGCAAAAAGCGGGCCGACGAAGAGGCCATCCGCGTCTTCGCCGACAACGTGCGGCAGTTGATGCTGGCGGCTCCGCTGGGACAGAAGCGCGTGCTGGCGGTGGACCCGGGCCTGCGCACCGGCTGCAAGATCGTCGTGCTCGACGCGCAGGGCAAGATGCTCCACCACGACGTGATCTTCCCGCTCGAGCCTGCCAACCGCAAAGACGACGCCGCGGCGATGATCAAGTTCCTCTGCCAGCGCTACGCCATCGAGGCCATCGCCGTGGGCAACGGGACCGGCGGGCGCGAGGCCGAGGCGTTCTGCCGCGACCTGGGCCTGGGCGCGGGCGTGGCGGTGGTGTCGGTCAGCGAGAGCGGCGCGTCGGTCTACTCGGCCAGCGAGGTCGCCCGCGAGGAGTTCGCCGACTATGACCTGACGGTGCGCGGGGCGGTTTCGATCGGGCGGCGGCTGATGGACCCGCTGGCCGAGCTGGTGAAGATCGACCCCAAGAGCATCGGCGTGGGACAGTACCAGCACGACGTCGACCAAGGCGCCCTGAAGCACTCGCTCGACGACGTGGTCTCGAGCTGCGTCAACGCCGTGGGCGTCGAGGTCAACACCGCCAGCAAGGAACTGCTCAGCTACGTGGCCGGGCTCAGCGCGCGCCTGGCCGCCAACGTCGTGGCGTACCGCAACGAGAACGGGGCGCTGATGAGCCGCGCCGAACTGCTCAAGGTCTCGGGCATGGGACCCAAGACGTTCGAGCAGGCCGCGGGCTTTCTGCGCATCCGCTCCAGCGCCAACCCGCTCGATGCCAGCGCCGTACACCCGGAGCGATATCCTCTCGTCGAGGCGATGGCCCGCGACGCCGGATGCACCGTCGCCGATCTGATGGCCAAGCCGGAACTGCGCGAGAAGATCGACCTGAAACGCTACGTCAGCGACACCGTCGGCATGCCCACGCTGACGGACATCATGGCCGAGCTGGCCAAGCCCGGACGCGACCCGCGCGAGAAGTTCGAGGCCTTCAGCTTCGCCGACGGCGTGCGCAGCGTGGGCGACCTGCAGCCGGGCATGAAGCTGCCGGGCATCGTCACCAATGTCGCGGCGTTCGGCGCGTTCGTCGACATCGGCGTACACCAGGACGGCCTGGTACACATCAGCGAGCTATCCGACCGGTTCGTGAAAGACCCCTCGGAGGTCGTGAAAGTCCAGCAGCGCGTGATGGTGACGGTGATGGCCGTCGACACGCAGCGCAACCGCATCTCGCTGTCGCTCAAGACCAACCCCGGCCAGAAAACCGCCCCGCCGCCGCGCGAGGCGGGAAACTCCAAACCGCGCGAAACCGATAAACGATCCGGCAAGGGCGGCAAAGACGGCCGAGAACCCCAAGGCGGCGGTTGGTTCTCGGACCTGCTGAAGCAGTAG